The Triticum aestivum cultivar Chinese Spring chromosome 3A, IWGSC CS RefSeq v2.1, whole genome shotgun sequence genome includes a region encoding these proteins:
- the LOC123058943 gene encoding uncharacterized protein, whose product MADKQNNKGKEKMRCSESLSDDSDSDSVRPCKRPRRAAPETTPEQQSAQGSLKIRDRKGWQHGTIIDGNRNWQCKYCPMVGRSGGVTSLKHHVAGGSSRVRACPSAPKHVANEVRRWLDRTRRKPRKWTARKGTAVQPAVATTTDPNNSVPRGSTDNEEGSAFPSPASFMTRLVDMMLAAAEVLSKEEQAKDSEKKP is encoded by the exons atggctgacaAACAGaacaacaaggggaaggagaagaTGCGCTGCTCGGAGTCGCTGTCCGACGATTCAGATTCAGATTCAGTACGGCCCTGCAAGAGGCCCCGGCGGGCGGCTCCAGAGACCACCCCGGAGCAGCAG AGCGCACAGGGTTCGTTGAAAATCAGGGATCGAAAGGGATGGCAGCATGGTACCATCATTGACGGAAACAGAAACTGGCAGTGCAAGTACTGCCCCATGGTTGGGCGCAGCGGCGGCGTCACCAGCCTCAAGCATCATGTTGCTGGTGGCAGCAGCAGGGTAAGGGCCTGCCCATCTGCTCCTAAACATGTCGCCAACGAGGTGAGACGTTGGCTGGACAGGACGAGGCGGAAACCGCGAAAGTGGACTGCAAGAAAAGGGACTGCTGTGCAGCCGGCTGTGGCCACGACCACTGACCCCAACAACTCTGTACCCCGCGGTTCGACAGATAATGAGGAAGGCAGTGCCTTCCCCTCACCCGCATCTTTCATGACACGTCTCGTGGACATGATGCTTGCTGCCGCAGAGGTGCTGAGCAAGGAGGAGCAGGCGAAGGACTCTGAAAAGAAGCCATGA